In Glandiceps talaboti chromosome 6, keGlaTala1.1, whole genome shotgun sequence, one DNA window encodes the following:
- the LOC144436722 gene encoding tetratricopeptide repeat protein 33-like, with protein MTSFGWKRKIGDSVQKSALSKFQTTAGVGDDSEDDEFLGTGEIDWLELARIKKKSRVLQIEDNLAKSARLKREGATLAEAERYWEAIKRWDEAIDLTPDDATIYEMKAQALMELSEVFPAVQTAEKAVCLNPRWWIAHQTLGRALLGLGEITMALRSFAKALHLNPVEQEVWQDDLMWARDLKKRNEENLIAEQTENNESEKENIDTMEDKVIHLSKQIVKAR; from the exons atgaCGTCTTTCGGATGGAAGCGGAAAATTGGCGACAGCGTTCAGAAGTCGGCTCTGTCGAAGTTCCAAACAACGGCTGGTGTCGGTGACGACAGCGAAGATGATGAATTCCTCGGCACTGGTGAAATTGATTGGCTCGAGTTGGCACGCATTAAAAAGAAATCCAGAGTTCTTCAAATTGAAGATAATTTAGCGAAAAGTGCGAGACTGAAGCGAGAAGGTGCAACTCTCGCAGAAGCTGAAAG ATACTGGGAAGCTATAAAAAGGTGGGATGAAGCTATCGACCTGACACCAGATGATGCAACAATCTATGAGATGAAAGCGCAA GCCTTGATGGAGTTGTCTGAAGTCTTCCCTGCTGTACAGACAGCGGAGAAAGCTGTCTGTTTAAATCCAAGATGGTGGATAGCTCATCAAACACTAGGGAGGGCGCTGTTAGGTCTCGGtgaaataacgatg GCACTCAGAAGTTTTGCTAAAGCACTTCACTTGAATCCAGTAGAACAGGAAGTGTGGCAAGATGACTTGATGTGGGCCAGGGATCTGAAAAAGCGAAATGAAGAAAACCTAATTGCAGAACAAACTGAAAATAATGAGTCAGAGAAAGAGAACATTGATACAATGGAAGACAAAGTTATTCATTTATCAAAACAGATTGTAAAAGCAAGGTGA
- the LOC144436625 gene encoding ATP-dependent DNA helicase PIF1-like — translation MDMSELQCTVTLEMMTAAGTVSKRTVHRNTFVILGRNEFKDIILKVEIGKTCAKYRVQDIKLHKRFVKDGKATIFLPQHRVQIMLANCPPDQLIRFLKCLVTKLEINKSIGGLSDRQRLRSELPQTFDNISPLSQKDFESVSNIRNQQTDAKGTATTPYAAGKKKGMKRNRMELHEENSKIESAPKKFIGSNPIRLSQEQCQVLKAVLAGKNIFFTGSAGTGKSFLLKRIIGALPPDATFATASTGVAACHISGITLHQFAGIGSGSQPLEQCIELASRPARARQWRKCKHLIVDEVSMLDADFFTKLEHVARVVRGQPEKPFGGIQLILCGDFLQLPPVTKSGQTRRFCFQSSAWNRCIQQTLELRQVRRQTDTEFINVLQHIRVGRCPEEMAEKLASTATNRIDKDGILATRLCTHKEDVEQINVVQLEKLTGERKIYEAMDSDPALARLINNQCPVKQNIVIKKGAQVMLTKNLDVSRGLVNGARGVVIGFAKGEKGLPIIRFLNGLEETICPEKWPIKLGGVFLMRRQLPLQLAWAISIHKSQGLSLDCVEMSLSRVFESGQAYVALSRARNLEGLRVVDFEKSCVRANPDVLKFYQKLRTESKIMTQCSMDNYTLGKPGYKENVDPYW, via the exons ATGGATATGAGTGAACTACAATGCACCGTGACATTGGAAATGATGACGGCAGCAGGAACGGTCTCTAAGCGCACAGTACATCGTAACACCTTCGTCATACTAGGACGAAACGAGTTCAAAGACATCATTCTGAAAGTTGAAATTGgcaaaacctgtgcaaaataCAGAGTACAAGACATAAAGCTACATAAACGTTTTGTAAAAGATGGAAAAGCTACAATATTTTTACCACAACATAGAGTCCAAATTATGCTTGCAAACTGCCCACCTGATCAGTTAATACGGTTCCTGAAATGTCTCGTAACCAAACTCGAAATCAATAAAAGTATCGGAGGTCTGAGTGACCGACAACGACTCAGATCGGAACTGCCGCAGACTTTCGATAATATTAGCCCTCTGTCTCAAAAGGACTTTGAAAGTGTCAGTAATATTAGAAATCAACAAACTGATGCTAAGGGGACTGCAACAACTCCCTATGCTGCTGGAAAAAAGAAAGGAATGAAAAGAAACCGAATGGAGTTACATGAAGAGAACAGCAAG ATAGAGTCTGCACCAAAGAAATTCATAGGGTCCAATCCCATCAGACTATCACAAGAACAGTGTCAAGTATTGAAGGCTGTGCTAGCAGGCAAAAACATATTCTTCACTGGTAGTGCCGGAACAGGCAAATCTTTCTTATTGAAGAGAATTATAGGTGCATTACCCCCTGATGCAACCTTTGCCACAGCAAGTACAGGGGTCGCTGCTTGTCACATCAGTGGTATAACTCTTCATCAGTTTGCAG gtaTTGGTTCTGGAAGTCAACCATTAGAACAGTGCATTGAATTGGCATCAAGACCAGCTAGAGCAAGACAGTGgagaaaatgtaaacatttgatTGTTGATGAAGTATCTATGTTGGATGCTGATTTCTTCACAAAATTAGAG cATGTAGCCAGAGTGGTACGTGGACAACCTGAAAAACCTTTTGGTGGTATTCAGTTGATACTTTGCGGCGATTTTCTCCAGCTTCCACCAGTCACTAAAAGTGGACAAACCAGAAGATTCTGTTTTCAG TCGTCAGCCTGGAATAGATGTATTCAGCAAACCTTGGAGTTGAGACAGGTcaggagacagacagatacagagtTTATCAATGTATTACAACATATAAGGGTTGGAAG ATGTCCAGAGGAGATGGCTGAAAAGCTTGCTTCCACAGCAACAAACAGAATAGACAAGGATGGTATCTTAGCAACCAGACTGTGCACTCATAAGGAAGATGTAGAACAGATTAATGTAGTGCAACTGGAAAAATTGACAG GTGAACGTAAAATCTATGAAGCAATGGACAGTGATCCAGCATTAGCCAGACTGATTAATAATCAGTGCCCTGTTAAACAAAATATAGTTATCAAGAAGGGTGCCCAG GTGATGTTGACAAAGAATTTAGACGTCAGCAGAGGACTGGTAAATGGTGCTAGGGGTGTTGTTATTGGGTTTGCAAAGGGAGAGAAAG GTCTGCCAATTATCAGGTTTCTGAATGGGCTAGAGGAAACTATTTGTCCTGAGAAGTGGCCAATCAAACTAGGCGGTGTATTTTTAATGAGACGACAGTTACCATTACAATTAGCATGGGCAATCTCTATACATAAAAGTCAG GGTTTATCCTTAGACTGTGTGGAGATGTCACTTTCAAGAGTGTTTGAAAGTGGACAAGCCTATGTGGCCTTATCAAGAGCCAGGAACTTAGAGGGTCTCAGAGTAGTAGACTTTGAAAAAAGCTGTGTTCGGGCAAATCCGGACGTTTTGAAATTCTACCAGAAACTAAGAACTGAAAGCAAGATAATGACTCAATGTTCTATGGATAACTATACACTGGGTAAACCTGGATATAAAGAAAATGTAGATCCATACTGGTGA